In the Choloepus didactylus isolate mChoDid1 chromosome 5, mChoDid1.pri, whole genome shotgun sequence genome, one interval contains:
- the LOC119535555 gene encoding protein FAM204A-like, whose protein sequence is MWSGLLPPGLNESDVESNSEDEAIVENSGFNLQEDKEDQATRKSEISEFPTNGPKTETEANVNAYEECPSGISLNMWNKFQELHKKPSEQKNSASRFRRKKRKRSRKDKLNNGEASHSEHSPNEIQWKELTQYFGVNERFDPPVKKKKIEKSGLEKSIDQAVEEWNVEKAEELSNQLATRELGVKIAKAVACHNFVKAKKAAENSQVVRKKKKLAWGFEAKKRWETKSNMGYM, encoded by the coding sequence atgtgGAGTGGGCTGCTACCTCCTGGCCTAAATGAAAGTGATGTTGAGTCAAACTCTGAAGATGAAGCCATAGTAGAGAACTCTGGATTTAACTTACAGGAAGATAAAGAAGATCAGGCCACTAGAAAATCAGAAATCTCAGAGTTCCCTACAAATGGACCAAAAACTGAAACAGAGGCAAATGTAAATGCATATGAAGAGTGTCCATCTGGAATTTCATTAAATATGTGGAATAAATTTCAAGAATTGCATAAAAAACCTTCAGAACAGAAAAACTCAGCCTCAAGattcaggaggaaaaaaagaaaacgctCCAGGAAAGATAAATTGAACAATGGAGAGGCATCTCATAGTGAACACTCACCAAATGAAATCCAGTGGAAGGAACTCACTCAGTATTTTGGAGTCAATGAAAGGTTTGACCCccctgtaaaaaagaaaaaaattgagaagtcAGGTCTTGAAAAGAGCATAGACCAGGCTGTGGAAGAGTGGAATGTTGAGAAAGCCGAGGAACTCAGCAACCAGCTAGCTACTCGAGAGCTTGGTGTAAAAATTGCCAAAGCTGTTGCCTGCCATAATTTTGTAAAAGCCAAGAAGGCTGCTGAAAATTCACAGGTTGTTCGGAAAAAGAAGAAACTTGCATGGGGGTTTGAAGCAAAGAAGAGATGGGAAACCAAAAGCAACATGGGATATATGTAA